The following are encoded in a window of Cyprinus carpio isolate SPL01 chromosome A13, ASM1834038v1, whole genome shotgun sequence genomic DNA:
- the LOC109099860 gene encoding orexin receptor type 2-like, producing the protein MLEREPGSARNMSGITANDACNDCLTSAQHLNSTEIYSHSHIDEDDELLKYIWREYLHPKQYEWVLIAGYIIVFLVSLVGNTLVCFAVWKNHHMRTVTNYFIVNLSFADILVTITCLPASLVVDITETWFFGQTLCKILPYLQTISVSVSVLTLSCIAQDRWYAICHPLKFKSTAKRARKSIVLIWLVSCVIMIPQAIVMECSSLLPELTNKTSLFTVCDEQWADEIYPKVYHTCFFIVTYFAPLCLMVLAYIQICHKLWCQQIPGTSSVLQRKWKSLQCSAHAVGSGESVKVRTRTVSAEIKQVKARRKTARMLMVVLFVFALCYLPISVLNIMKRVFGAFKNTDNREIVYAWFTFSHWLIYANSAANPIIYNFLSGKFREEFKAAFICHCSGRDEIHKERVRARTSTDSRKSLSTQVNHFDNISRISDQAV; encoded by the exons ATGCTGGAGAGAGAGCCCGGGTCCGCGCGAAACATGTCTGGGATCACCGCTAATGACGCTTGTAATGACTGTTTAACATCAGCGCAGCATCTCAACTCCACGGAAATTTACTCCCATTCGCATATTGATGAAGATGACGAACTTCTCAAGTACATCTGGAGGGAATATTTGCATCCTAAACAATATGAATGGGTGCTCATAGCTGGATATATCATAGTTTTCCTTGTATCTCTGGTCGGAAACACCTTGG tttgttTTGCAGTTTGGAAAAACCATCACATGCGCACAGTGACCAACTACTTCATAGTGAACCTGTCCTTTGCAGACATCCTGGTCACAATCACATGTCTTCCTGCAAGTCTTGTTGTGGACATCACAGAAACCTGGTTCTTCGGACAGACCCTGTGCAAGATACTACCTTACTTACAG ACAATCTCTGTGTCTGTATCAGTTCTGACACTGAGCTGCATTGCCCAAGATCGCTGGTATGCTATATGCCACCCCCTGAAGTTCAAGAGTACTGCCAAAAGAGCCCGCAAGAGTATTGTTCTGATCTGGCTGGTTTCCTGCGTGATCATGATTCCACAAGCCATAGTCATGGAATGCAGCAGTCTGCTCCCAGAGCTCACCAACAAAACCAGCCTGTTCACCGTGTGTGATGAACAGTGGGCAG ATGAAATCTACCCCAAAGTGTACCACACCTGCTTCTTTATTGTCACTTATTTTGCTCCATTATGTTTGATGGTCCTGGCATACATTCAAATCTGTCACAAACTCTGGTGTCAACAG ATTCCTGGAACATCATCGGTGCTTCAAAGGAAATGGAAGTCACTGCAGTGTTCCGCCCATGCTGTAGGTTCAGGAGAATCAGTGAAAGTGAGAACCAGGACTGTCTCAGCAGAGATTAAACAGGTGAAAGCCCGACGGAAGACAGCACGCATGCTGATGGTGGTGCTGTTTGTGTTTGCACTCTGTTACCTGCCCATCAGTGTTCTCAACATCATGAAGAG AGTATTTGGTGCTTTTAAGAACACAGACAACAGAGAGATTGTCTATGCCTGGTTCACATTCTCACACTGGCTTATATACGCCAACAGTGCCGCCAATCCAATTATCTACAATTTCCTCAGTG GTAAATTTCGAGAGGAGTTCAAAGCAGCGTTCATCTGTCATTGCTCCGGTAGAGATGAGATACACAAGGAGAGAGTCAGAGCAAGAACCAGCACAGATAGCCGCAAATCCCTGTCTACCCAAGTAAACCATtttgacaacatctccaggataTCTGACCAGGCTGTGTAG
- the LOC122147139 gene encoding GDNF family receptor alpha-like → MNAISIPVSHLLHQLVCIDTARSTDCISHMDACVSPHVCKSEQAVLRNICHFKDGDCHMTDAKVCKATLQMMLSRSPALGQCVCSGTDPCSTLQQLYSQCQHHWVHHTNRSCLEEIVACLGEKACNSRMVPFVQECNAYQCNPSQCREGLRQFYSALPYNVAEKLVFCDCEREDQECQQMKASLHSGSCVSDQSQTPWTCLEALDSCSEDILCRLALNIDGIALTKRFALGYNLLRCLDPYFFLGHDLQCRVAFVETMGSILHQPCTCDGLNHHDQYKCNELKHIFQDKSLFRTKENFRHGGESPEINTGHQPTSETSTGQQWLSSENVRYGQFDDSSNGQRPTNESSIKQQWLSDQPFYLLIYISALMVVVLFVVSLVLHRLWRIHQAASKPTFEAHQSKSLMLSSVII, encoded by the exons ATGAATGCTATTTCCATTCCAGTGTCTCATTTGCTGCACCAGCTAGTTTGCATTGACACAGCAAGATCTACAGACTGCATTTCGCACATGGACGCTTGTGTTTCTCCACACGTCTGCAAAAGTGAACAGGCTGTTCTCAGAAATATCTGTCATTTTAAAG ATGGAGACTGCCACATGACTGACGCAAAGGTCTGTAAGGCCACTCTTCAGATGATGTTAAGCCGCTCACCTGCATTGGGACAGTGTGTTTGTTCTGGGACAGATCCATGCAGCACTCTACAACAGCTGTACTCTCAGTGCCAGCATCATTGGG TACATCACACCAACCGATCCTGTCTTGAAGAGATAGTGGCTTGTCTTGGGGAGAAAGCCTGTAACAGCCGGATGGTGCCATTTGTTCAGGAATGCAACGCTTACCAATGCAACCCCAGCCAGTGCAGAGAGGGACTGAGGCAGTTCTACTCGGCTCTTCCTTACAATGTGGCTGAGAAACTGGTGTTCTGTGACTGTGAAAGAGAAGACCAGGAATGCCAGCAGATGAAGGCCTCTCTACACTCTGGATCCTGTGTGAGTGACCAGTCGCAGACACCCTGGACCTGCCTGGAGGCTTTGGACAGCTGTTCTGAAGATATATTGTGCAGGTTAGCACTGAACATTGATGGCATAGCATTGACAAAACGATTTGCACTAGGATAT AATCTATTGCG TTGTCTGGACCCCTACTTCTTTCTTGGGCACGACCTCCAATGCAGGGTGGCATTTGTTGAAACAATGGGTTCAATACTTCATCAACCATGCACTTGTGATGGATTAAATCATCATGATCAGTATAAGTGCAATGAGCTGAAACACATTTTCCAAGACAAGTCCCTATTCA GGACCAAAGAAAATTTCAGACATGGAGGAGAATCCCCTGAAATAAACACTGGGCACCAGCCAACCAGTGAAACAAGCACTGGGCAGCAGTGGTTAAGTAGTGAAAATGTCCGATATGGACAATTCGATGATTCAAGCAATGGGCAGCGACCAACCAATGAATCAAGCATTAAGCAGCAATGGTTGAGTG ATCAACCATTCTACTTACTGATATATATCTCTGCTTTAATGGTGGTGGTATTGTTCGTGGTCAGCCTTGTTTTGCACAGACTGTG GAGAATACACCAAGCTGCTAGTAAACCAACTTTTGAGGCCCATCAGTCAAAGTCTCTGATGTTGTCTTCTGTTATTATTTGA